The following are encoded in a window of Risungbinella massiliensis genomic DNA:
- a CDS encoding ABC transporter permease, whose product MNTSLVNVAVLGLLAVIVLTLLTSYVRHRYEWNMAIRNLKLHRTTSVFTIVASTIGTALITAALLFQSSIQTSIDHFLEQKYGQITIVIDGVKPTSGFQYPFQTREINEIKGVIQKRPEIFQGILPTVAIYGTLQSQIDGKVKNTQPKVYLQSFSASEAKRFQPIGTKEIPETLSEQQVIVSEKLANQLQTKKGEKIFLQVPNQEPVELMIEVVLPEKGLTGFRGVDKGSSTAIISETLARKITGISSGYTHLLIANNPELGLDSISLSNSPDSPWNEQFTKAFAKIELEGIEKFTPFFLVSSVTAILVGLLLVRNIFRMILEERRQELGVLRAMGFTRGQVAGILRKEGILYAITSSTLGVVLGIGFSYAVLAMLKDTFAMISQYESFLDVQFEFHLSLLSCSLPFGIGLFFIYFCMLRVSHTVTKTEIISLLQPIQVESIKVEKISKARILISVLLGIAAMTVAYLGQSNDYQTWLAEKDQEVMLLLGNLIVGLGVIVLTIAFVLVGYPVVLQWIERCFRGRPKLYQTLRLFFRYPLQAKKRSAYLLILFTSVMFLLGLSSVVNGTLSPLLEEMSGKNALGGYHLLAQTREEVLPETKEEIARLKVENLKTTTQVTQWQLENFMGANLNGVEKAFMEIVQIPLKSKATRFTTDRQAWQELGHNPKAIIVSEMMVVDEHGNYPKVGDILKLKLPSGIEVEKEVIALAKYEGTMYGYGTSSGIFLQKEEVDRLSKGSRGITTYWLFEAGNEKKTGVLYEKLQQKLNTLGIYQLKNPELAFVAGLSFTQIILGLLEAFSGLATVVGICGLMTILYRVIRERRQQLGMLRAVGMEKKHIWLGVIMEGSVLAMQGILLGLTLGAYVGYLLLTAVFSGEPGSTTIELPISKLVLYFGVAYFITIICSCFPAKASMRYTPAEATRYAS is encoded by the coding sequence ATGAATACAAGTCTAGTAAATGTAGCAGTCTTGGGTCTATTAGCCGTAATAGTGCTAACACTTCTTACCTCATACGTTCGCCATCGATATGAATGGAATATGGCTATTCGTAACCTGAAATTGCATCGAACAACTTCCGTTTTTACCATCGTTGCCTCCACTATCGGTACTGCACTTATTACTGCTGCTCTCTTATTTCAAAGTTCCATCCAGACAAGTATTGATCACTTCCTGGAGCAAAAATATGGTCAGATCACCATCGTCATTGATGGAGTGAAGCCGACAAGTGGATTTCAATATCCATTTCAGACGAGAGAGATCAATGAGATTAAAGGAGTAATTCAGAAGCGACCAGAGATATTCCAAGGAATTCTACCCACTGTGGCTATATATGGAACTTTACAATCCCAAATAGATGGAAAAGTGAAAAATACACAGCCTAAAGTATATTTACAATCTTTTTCTGCCTCAGAAGCAAAACGTTTTCAGCCTATAGGCACAAAAGAGATACCAGAAACACTAAGTGAGCAACAGGTCATTGTCTCTGAGAAACTAGCCAACCAGTTACAGACGAAGAAAGGTGAGAAAATTTTCCTCCAAGTCCCAAATCAAGAACCAGTGGAGCTTATGATAGAAGTCGTCTTACCGGAAAAAGGACTAACAGGGTTTCGTGGAGTAGATAAAGGTTCTTCCACTGCGATTATCAGTGAAACACTAGCTCGAAAAATAACAGGCATTTCTTCAGGGTATACACATCTATTAATTGCGAATAACCCAGAATTAGGATTAGATTCGATAAGCCTTAGTAATTCACCAGATTCTCCTTGGAATGAACAGTTTACCAAGGCATTTGCCAAAATAGAGTTAGAAGGTATTGAGAAATTTACTCCTTTTTTCCTCGTTTCCAGTGTGACTGCGATCTTGGTCGGTTTACTCCTAGTACGCAATATTTTTCGGATGATCTTGGAAGAACGAAGACAAGAATTAGGAGTATTACGAGCAATGGGATTTACTCGGGGTCAGGTGGCAGGTATTTTGCGAAAAGAAGGGATTCTCTATGCCATCACCTCTAGTACGCTGGGCGTAGTACTTGGAATTGGTTTTTCTTATGCCGTTTTAGCGATGCTAAAAGACACCTTTGCAATGATTTCTCAGTATGAAAGCTTCTTAGATGTTCAGTTTGAGTTTCATCTATCGCTGTTGTCTTGCTCTTTGCCGTTTGGGATTGGACTGTTCTTCATCTATTTTTGTATGCTTCGCGTTTCTCATACTGTGACGAAGACAGAGATTATATCATTGCTTCAACCAATCCAAGTAGAATCGATCAAAGTAGAGAAAATTTCGAAAGCCCGGATATTAATCAGCGTTCTTCTAGGGATCGCTGCTATGACAGTAGCTTATCTAGGTCAATCTAACGACTACCAAACTTGGCTGGCTGAGAAGGATCAAGAGGTAATGCTGTTACTTGGAAATCTCATTGTAGGATTGGGAGTTATTGTCCTTACGATTGCATTCGTCTTAGTTGGTTATCCAGTTGTTTTACAATGGATCGAGCGTTGTTTCCGAGGACGTCCTAAATTGTATCAGACGCTTCGCCTCTTTTTCCGCTACCCTTTGCAAGCAAAAAAGAGGAGTGCTTATCTGCTCATTCTCTTTACCTCGGTGATGTTTCTACTAGGCCTTTCTAGTGTAGTGAATGGTACTCTTAGTCCATTGTTAGAAGAAATGAGTGGGAAAAATGCCTTGGGTGGATATCATTTGTTAGCACAAACAAGGGAAGAAGTCCTGCCCGAAACGAAAGAAGAGATAGCAAGATTAAAGGTAGAGAATCTAAAAACGACAACTCAAGTGACTCAGTGGCAGTTAGAGAATTTTATGGGAGCCAATCTCAATGGGGTAGAAAAAGCATTTATGGAGATAGTCCAGATACCACTCAAATCGAAAGCCACTCGTTTCACCACAGATCGTCAAGCTTGGCAAGAGCTAGGTCATAATCCGAAGGCGATTATCGTATCGGAAATGATGGTAGTGGATGAGCATGGAAACTACCCTAAGGTGGGGGATATCCTAAAACTAAAGCTTCCTAGTGGGATAGAAGTGGAAAAAGAAGTGATCGCACTAGCCAAGTATGAGGGAACTATGTATGGATATGGGACCTCTTCTGGGATTTTTCTGCAAAAAGAGGAAGTGGATCGATTAAGCAAAGGATCGAGAGGAATCACAACATATTGGTTATTTGAAGCAGGGAATGAGAAAAAAACAGGAGTCTTATATGAAAAGTTACAACAAAAGTTAAATACGCTGGGAATCTATCAATTAAAGAATCCAGAACTCGCATTTGTCGCTGGGCTTTCCTTTACTCAAATCATTCTAGGATTATTAGAAGCATTTAGCGGATTGGCAACAGTTGTCGGAATCTGCGGTTTAATGACGATTTTATATCGAGTGATACGTGAGCGTAGGCAGCAGTTAGGTATGCTTCGTGCTGTAGGGATGGAGAAAAAACACATTTGGCTTGGAGTTATAATGGAAGGATCCGTCCTAGCTATGCAGGGGATACTATTAGGCCTTACACTAGGAGCTTATGTTGGATACCTCCTATTGACGGCTGTATTTAGTGGGGAACCTGGTTCTACTACGATTGAACTACCAATTTCGAAGCTCGTTCTCTATTTTGGAGTAGCATACTTTATTACCATAATATGCTCCTGTTTTCCTGCAAAAGCATCCATGAGGTATACTCCAGCTGAAGCAACAAGATATGCATCGTAA